One genomic segment of Vibrio sp. SCSIO 43136 includes these proteins:
- a CDS encoding bifunctional 5,10-methylenetetrahydrofolate dehydrogenase/5,10-methenyltetrahydrofolate cyclohydrolase, which translates to MKKVISELHDATLSKLKQEIEKQNLSVELTIVTVGDDPASQVYVRNKIRLFEQLELPCHHLVLPEVGTTQNDLDGIAAKADHPILFQLPLPNGLIAPDLPASVDVDGFGSEALGKLVLGEAPVLPCTVQAAIDIIENHLDDDQGFAGLNVAVIGRSNIVGKPLVIELINRQSTVTSFNSRSKTDNTDWSEFDVVVVATGHHGTLDNSQFRKGQLIVDVGINRIDGKLVGDIKHLEDVNTEASITPVPGGVGRLTCLHVLGNAVKLNAYNQSK; encoded by the coding sequence ATGAAAAAAGTAATCAGTGAACTACACGACGCTACGCTAAGTAAGCTTAAGCAAGAGATTGAAAAACAGAACCTTTCAGTAGAGCTCACCATCGTTACTGTAGGTGATGACCCAGCAAGCCAAGTTTATGTTAGAAACAAAATTCGACTGTTTGAACAACTAGAACTTCCTTGCCATCATCTCGTTCTACCAGAAGTTGGCACAACTCAAAATGACCTCGATGGAATTGCAGCTAAGGCAGACCACCCTATTCTGTTCCAATTGCCTTTACCTAATGGCCTTATCGCCCCCGATCTTCCAGCCTCTGTTGACGTCGATGGATTCGGTTCTGAAGCGCTAGGAAAGCTAGTGCTTGGTGAAGCACCGGTACTACCATGCACCGTGCAAGCAGCCATTGATATCATCGAAAACCACCTAGATGATGACCAAGGATTTGCTGGCCTAAATGTTGCAGTCATTGGCCGAAGCAACATCGTAGGCAAGCCACTGGTGATTGAGCTAATCAACCGCCAAAGTACAGTGACCAGCTTTAACAGCCGTTCGAAAACTGATAATACTGATTGGTCCGAGTTTGACGTTGTCGTCGTTGCAACAGGCCATCATGGCACGCTCGACAACAGTCAGTTCCGTAAAGGCCAACTCATTGTCGATGTGGGTATCAACCGAATCGATGGCAAACTCGTCGGTGATATAAAACACCTAGAGGATGTAAACACAGAAGCTAGCATCACGCCTGTGCCAGGTGGTGTTGGTCGCTTAACTTGTCTTCACGTATTGGGTAATGCGGTTAAGCTCAACGCTTACAATCAAAGCAAATAA
- a CDS encoding YibL family ribosome-associated protein — MSTKQELQKLNNRLDKCNHKLNAAKSRGDHEMISKFSDEIDKLEKKRNQLNHKQSYDLNKERKMLLDMPFSRELTKAEQADLGKLKKSVRGLVVVHPMTKIGKELRLDAMTGFAPKEF, encoded by the coding sequence ATGAGCACGAAACAAGAACTTCAAAAACTAAATAACCGTTTGGATAAGTGTAATCACAAGCTGAATGCAGCAAAAAGCCGTGGCGATCATGAGATGATCTCTAAGTTTTCGGACGAAATTGATAAGCTAGAGAAGAAGCGTAACCAACTAAACCACAAGCAAAGCTACGATCTCAATAAAGAGCGCAAAATGCTGCTTGATATGCCTTTCTCTCGTGAGTTGACCAAGGCTGAGCAAGCTGACCTAGGTAAACTTAAAAAATCAGTACGTGGTCTAGTGGTGGTTCACCCAATGACTAAAATTGGTAAAGAGCTTCGTCTAGACGCAATGACAGGTTTTGCTCCTAAAGAGTTTTAA
- a CDS encoding M48 family metallopeptidase, protein MNNPLKYVQGYPDSILNQIKHLIDQGKLAAWVSQRYPTNHNITSDKALFEYTQALKNQYMKKSAPLSKVVYDKKIHMVNNALGLHSYVSRVHGSKIKSKNEIRIASLFKDAPEPLLRMLVVHELAHLKEKEHNKAFYQLCCHMEPDYHQLELDARLYLTYKEMSN, encoded by the coding sequence ATGAATAATCCACTGAAATACGTTCAAGGTTACCCAGACAGTATCTTAAACCAGATCAAGCACCTTATTGACCAAGGCAAACTTGCTGCCTGGGTTAGCCAACGTTATCCAACCAATCACAACATAACCTCTGACAAAGCGCTTTTTGAGTACACTCAGGCATTGAAAAACCAGTACATGAAAAAGTCTGCTCCACTAAGTAAAGTGGTTTACGATAAAAAAATTCATATGGTTAACAATGCCCTTGGCCTGCACAGTTATGTTTCTCGTGTGCATGGCAGTAAGATCAAATCAAAAAATGAAATCCGAATTGCGAGTCTGTTTAAAGATGCACCAGAACCTCTATTGCGGATGTTGGTCGTTCATGAATTGGCTCATTTGAAAGAAAAGGAGCACAATAAGGCGTTCTATCAGCTATGTTGCCACATGGAACCTGATTATCATCAGTTAGAACTTGATGCGCGACTGTATCTAACCTACAAAGAAATGAGTAACTAG